A single region of the Prochlorococcus marinus str. MIT 0917 genome encodes:
- a CDS encoding flavin prenyltransferase UbiX produces the protein MNSIVIAMTGASAMQIGERSIQVLLENNQDVDLILSKGAYEVAKSERNINIPVEPKAQCDFWRNRLDVNSGKLTCFRWNDHSASIASGSHKTKGMVIVPCSMGTMGRIASGFSSDLIERCADVHLKENRPLIISPRETPLNLIHIDNIKRLAIAGALIVPPIPAWYTNPQNIEDIIDFIVVRLFDSLGEDLDYIKRWDGPNK, from the coding sequence ATGAACAGTATTGTTATTGCTATGACAGGCGCTTCAGCTATGCAAATAGGTGAACGTTCAATACAAGTTTTGTTAGAAAATAATCAAGATGTTGATTTAATTCTTAGCAAGGGTGCATATGAAGTAGCGAAAAGTGAACGTAATATTAATATTCCAGTAGAACCAAAAGCTCAATGTGATTTTTGGAGAAACAGACTTGACGTTAATTCAGGAAAGCTAACTTGTTTTAGATGGAACGATCATTCAGCTTCAATTGCAAGCGGTAGTCATAAGACAAAAGGTATGGTAATTGTCCCTTGTTCAATGGGAACAATGGGGAGGATAGCCTCCGGCTTTTCATCAGATTTAATAGAAAGATGTGCCGACGTTCACTTAAAGGAGAATAGGCCTTTAATAATATCTCCAAGGGAAACACCATTAAATTTAATTCATATAGACAACATAAAACGTTTAGCTATTGCTGGAGCATTAATAGTTCCGCCGATTCCAGCTTGGTATACAAACCCACAAAATATTGAAGACATTATTGATTTTATTGTAGTTAGATTGTTTGATTCACTTGGCGAAGATTTAGATTACATTAAGAGATGGGATGGTCCAAACAAATGA
- a CDS encoding DUF2996 domain-containing protein, with protein sequence MENQPPTNDKNSGNEVKKTESNNLNIQETSVVNQKVSNILDNPKTSSEIKPNKPPKPPKLEDKPFDEFIIKHLIPGLKTSIEDKGTLVSEIKLIEGERPVVGGKCWMVFCEMSEQRKFWLCFNSEIITSDKTILLAESNSDPSIVESFLIDEKKTTLPLLISRVLQRLNGQKWIGAN encoded by the coding sequence ATGGAAAATCAACCCCCCACAAACGATAAGAACTCCGGAAATGAAGTAAAAAAGACAGAATCTAATAATTTGAATATTCAAGAAACTTCTGTTGTTAACCAAAAAGTTTCCAATATTTTAGATAACCCAAAAACGTCATCTGAAATCAAACCAAACAAACCTCCAAAACCACCTAAGTTAGAAGACAAACCCTTTGATGAGTTTATAATTAAACATTTAATTCCTGGACTAAAGACCTCTATAGAAGATAAAGGAACATTAGTCAGTGAAATTAAATTAATAGAAGGTGAAAGGCCAGTTGTCGGAGGTAAATGCTGGATGGTATTTTGTGAAATGTCTGAACAAAGAAAATTTTGGCTTTGCTTTAACAGTGAAATAATAACTTCAGATAAAACTATACTATTAGCAGAATCAAATTCGGATCCAAGCATTGTTGAATCCTTCCTGATTGACGAGAAAAAGACTACATTACCTTTACTAATATCGAGGGTACTTCAAAGATTAAATGGTCAGAAATGGATTGGTGCTAATTAA
- a CDS encoding TldD/PmbA family protein, translating into MFHTFDDTLKPQIEDLLSLGKSAGADLIEIFLEKSDNISLLAEQEEISNVSPSFGIGAGIRVFLGKKDGFVSTNDLSNEGLLFALNQALGMLGLAVGTKNNVRFEGLTELKDFGTKKNEWLVNSPNLDESTFQLLTATKSLADKNKNLQVRRASYSRNWQEVLVAASDGVFARDIRLHQTVGINVIAQKDKNRSTSARRYGSSGNPDDLRKWDIEQSTCDLNESAQKMLYAGYVEAGQMPVVLANKFGGVIFHEACGHLLETTQLERGTSPFHDSINKQIAHKAVSAVDEGLSNHAFGSLSMDDEGMEPQNTLLIENGILKKFLSDRAGFLRTGHPRTGSGRRQNFSFAAASRMRNTYIQQGDFSPNELITSVDNGLYCKSMGGGSVGPTGQFNFSVEEGYLIKNGKLDKPVKGATLIGEAKEILPRISMCANDLDLAAGFCGSVSGSVNVTVGQPHIKVDSITVGGR; encoded by the coding sequence CTGTTTCATACTTTTGATGACACATTAAAGCCACAAATTGAAGATTTATTGTCACTTGGTAAATCTGCCGGAGCTGACCTAATAGAAATCTTTCTTGAAAAATCAGACAATATATCTTTATTAGCAGAGCAAGAGGAAATATCCAATGTCAGTCCATCTTTTGGAATTGGAGCTGGTATCAGGGTGTTTCTTGGAAAAAAAGACGGTTTTGTTAGTACAAACGATTTATCCAATGAAGGACTACTCTTTGCTCTTAATCAGGCTTTAGGTATGTTGGGCCTAGCAGTCGGAACTAAAAACAACGTTAGATTTGAAGGATTAACTGAATTAAAAGACTTTGGTACAAAAAAAAATGAATGGTTAGTTAATTCTCCAAATCTTGATGAATCAACCTTCCAACTTCTTACTGCTACCAAATCACTCGCTGATAAAAATAAAAATTTACAAGTAAGGAGAGCTAGCTATTCAAGGAATTGGCAAGAAGTTCTTGTTGCTGCTTCTGATGGAGTATTTGCTAGAGATATCCGTCTTCACCAAACCGTTGGTATAAATGTGATTGCTCAAAAGGATAAAAACAGATCAACATCTGCCAGAAGATATGGAAGTTCCGGCAACCCAGACGATTTAAGAAAATGGGATATCGAGCAAAGTACTTGTGACTTAAATGAAAGTGCACAAAAAATGCTTTATGCGGGATATGTAGAAGCAGGTCAAATGCCTGTTGTACTGGCCAATAAATTCGGTGGAGTCATATTCCATGAAGCTTGTGGTCATCTTCTTGAAACCACACAATTGGAGCGTGGAACATCTCCTTTTCATGACTCAATAAACAAACAGATTGCTCATAAGGCTGTAAGTGCAGTAGATGAAGGTCTTTCAAATCATGCTTTTGGTTCACTATCTATGGATGATGAAGGGATGGAACCTCAAAATACTTTACTAATCGAAAATGGAATATTAAAAAAATTCCTTTCAGATAGAGCAGGTTTTTTAAGGACTGGACATCCACGAACTGGTAGCGGTAGAAGACAAAATTTTTCATTTGCTGCTGCAAGTCGTATGAGAAATACATATATTCAACAAGGCGATTTCTCTCCTAATGAATTAATAACAAGTGTTGATAATGGCCTTTATTGTAAATCAATGGGTGGAGGAAGTGTTGGTCCTACTGGGCAATTTAATTTCTCAGTTGAGGAAGGCTATTTGATAAAAAATGGAAAGCTTGATAAACCAGTTAAGGGTGCAACATTAATTGGCGAGGCAAAAGAAATACTACCTAGAATATCAATGTGTGCTAATGATCTAGATCTTGCAGCTGGTTTTTGTGGTTCTGTAAGTGGAAGTGTAAACGTTACTGTAGGTCAACCTCATATAAAAGTGGATTCAATAACAGTAGGAGGTAGATAA
- a CDS encoding TldD/PmbA family protein, producing MINLITTYKIGELDPHLLINILKEYSKESSIKKWDMGASTSRDISVQVQQGNAKQLKGAQRNSMTLRVWNDNNQVGITSTSDLTSEGIKKAFRGAIEASLFGNENESPEFSPLARAELEALNSKVSNPHTIDELLTILKNAEKQLIESHQSIDSIPYNGLNETYMERIYINSEGANRHMKLSQSSIYLYAKAEEENKKPRSAGCIRINSNLDELDIDSCINETSKKIISHLNYKSIETNKYLICFTPAAFLQLISAFSSMFNARSIIDGLSLMNKDSIGKQISVPNLNISDEGLHPENVGAFSFDGEGTPTQNIKLVTKGKLSNLLHSEATARKFGVKPTGHAGLGAKVSVSPDWLVISKSESEIDKDESLSIKNTHKEYILIDELSAIHSGVKASQGSFSLPFDGWIVNDGKKISIEAATVAGDILNLLNSIVKIENEQIVTHQGISPHVWVENISITGEA from the coding sequence ATGATTAACTTAATTACTACATATAAAATAGGTGAATTAGATCCACATCTATTAATTAATATTTTAAAAGAATATAGTAAAGAGTCATCAATTAAAAAATGGGATATGGGAGCATCAACTAGTAGGGATATTTCTGTTCAAGTTCAACAAGGTAATGCAAAACAGCTAAAAGGTGCCCAACGAAATTCAATGACCTTAAGGGTGTGGAATGATAATAATCAGGTAGGTATTACTAGCACTTCTGACTTGACGAGCGAAGGAATTAAGAAAGCATTCAGAGGAGCTATTGAAGCCAGCCTTTTTGGCAACGAAAATGAATCTCCAGAATTCTCTCCATTAGCCAGGGCAGAATTGGAAGCTCTAAATTCTAAAGTCTCCAATCCTCATACAATTGATGAATTACTTACTATTCTAAAAAATGCAGAAAAACAATTAATTGAGTCACATCAATCAATAGATTCAATTCCATATAATGGATTGAATGAAACATATATGGAAAGAATATATATAAACAGTGAGGGAGCTAATAGACACATGAAATTATCACAATCCTCTATTTATTTGTATGCAAAGGCTGAAGAAGAAAACAAAAAGCCCAGAAGTGCAGGTTGTATTAGAATAAATTCTAATTTAGATGAACTTGATATAGACTCTTGTATAAATGAAACATCTAAAAAGATAATTAGTCATTTAAATTATAAATCTATTGAAACAAATAAGTATCTTATATGTTTTACACCTGCGGCTTTTCTTCAATTAATAAGTGCATTCAGTTCAATGTTTAATGCACGTTCAATTATTGATGGCCTTAGTTTAATGAACAAAGATTCAATTGGTAAGCAAATATCAGTTCCTAATTTAAATATAAGTGACGAAGGTCTGCACCCAGAAAATGTAGGTGCATTTAGTTTTGATGGCGAAGGAACTCCAACGCAAAATATTAAATTGGTTACTAAAGGAAAATTATCTAACTTACTTCACTCAGAAGCTACTGCAAGAAAATTTGGAGTTAAACCTACTGGTCATGCAGGGTTAGGAGCTAAGGTGTCCGTTTCACCTGATTGGCTGGTTATAAGCAAAAGTGAATCTGAAATTGATAAAGATGAAAGTTTGAGTATAAAAAATACACACAAGGAATATATTCTAATAGATGAACTATCTGCTATTCATTCTGGAGTCAAAGCTAGTCAAGGTTCTTTCTCATTACCTTTCGATGGTTGGATCGTTAATGATGGTAAAAAAATATCTATTGAAGCTGCAACAGTTGCAGGAGATATTTTAAATCTCTTAAATAGTATCGTGAAAATAGAGAATGAACAGATAGTTACGCATCAAGGGATCAGTCCACATGTTTGGGTGGAGAATATATCAATAACTGGTGAAGCGTGA
- the fmt gene encoding methionyl-tRNA formyltransferase, with protein sequence MKIVFWGTPTYAAENLVNIVNSGHQVIAVVTQPDRKRGRGRGLSPSPVKQAAMDLGIPAFVTHSIRNDQITKEKLKCLHADVFIVVAFGQILPKEILDQPKLGCWNSHASLLPVWRGAAPIQWSIINDDVQTGICIMSMEEGLDTGPVINREITVINDSDNLEILSTRLSNISSKLLVNSLNKIELTKGLSKSSRLEYLKAIDQTKLKGKPSYARQIKKEDYLIDWNQNARKIIKKIQGLYPNAYTIYNGKRIKILEASTLENKEKLIESKQIDNESIEKSKGGEVIMINKEDGVIIMTNDFPIQINYAQLEGKKATNSYTLSIQSDLSVSKILGN encoded by the coding sequence GTGAAGATAGTTTTTTGGGGAACGCCTACTTATGCTGCGGAAAATCTAGTAAACATTGTTAATTCTGGACATCAAGTAATTGCGGTAGTTACACAGCCAGATAGAAAGAGAGGTCGAGGGAGAGGCTTGTCACCTTCACCAGTGAAACAAGCTGCAATGGATCTTGGCATACCTGCCTTCGTTACTCATTCAATAAGAAATGATCAAATTACAAAGGAAAAACTTAAATGTTTGCATGCTGATGTTTTTATTGTTGTAGCCTTTGGTCAAATTCTTCCAAAAGAAATATTAGATCAGCCGAAACTTGGATGCTGGAATAGTCATGCTTCGCTATTACCGGTTTGGAGAGGAGCAGCTCCTATTCAGTGGAGCATTATAAATGATGATGTACAGACAGGTATATGTATTATGTCAATGGAAGAAGGTTTAGATACAGGTCCGGTTATTAACCGAGAGATTACGGTCATTAATGATTCAGATAATCTAGAGATTTTAAGTACTAGACTGTCAAATATTTCATCAAAACTATTAGTAAATTCACTTAATAAAATCGAATTAACGAAAGGTTTGAGTAAATCATCGAGACTGGAATATTTAAAAGCTATTGATCAAACTAAGCTAAAAGGTAAACCTAGTTATGCTAGACAAATAAAAAAAGAAGATTATTTAATAGATTGGAATCAAAATGCTAGAAAAATAATAAAAAAAATACAGGGATTATATCCAAATGCGTATACTATTTATAATGGTAAAAGAATAAAGATTTTAGAAGCTAGTACTTTAGAAAATAAAGAGAAATTAATTGAAAGTAAACAAATAGATAACGAATCAATAGAAAAAAGTAAAGGAGGAGAAGTAATTATGATAAATAAAGAAGATGGCGTAATAATAATGACGAATGATTTTCCAATTCAGATTAATTATGCCCAGTTAGAAGGGAAAAAGGCTACTAATAGTTATACTTTATCAATTCAATCTGATCTAAGTGTTAGTAAAATATTAGGTAACTAA
- a CDS encoding TerC family protein: MDSASLRSLTPLLDGIDRWVELAPLLPIIVSLELVLSADNAVALASITKNLNDIQLQKKALNIGIFIALILRILVILTAQFILNFWPVKLIGGIYLISLSISKFISINTNKSNDNKHINNNSESSIFKIIVLLSITDLAFSIDSITAAVAISDQFLLVITGAIIGVIALRFTSGLFIKWLEIYINLEKAGYIAVGIIGIKLILELLFNLLVIPEYLFFFLMVCLFLWGFSSKENTTDNF, translated from the coding sequence ATGGATTCAGCATCTCTCAGATCCTTAACCCCTTTACTTGATGGTATCGACAGATGGGTTGAACTAGCACCACTCTTGCCAATCATTGTCTCTTTGGAGCTAGTATTGTCAGCTGATAATGCTGTAGCTTTAGCGTCCATAACTAAGAATCTAAATGATATTCAGCTTCAAAAAAAAGCACTAAATATAGGTATATTCATTGCATTAATACTGAGAATACTCGTAATTCTTACGGCGCAATTCATACTTAACTTTTGGCCAGTAAAATTAATTGGTGGTATTTATTTGATATCTCTGTCAATCTCAAAGTTTATCTCCATAAATACTAATAAATCTAATGATAATAAACATATTAATAACAATTCAGAAAGTTCAATATTTAAGATTATTGTTCTATTGTCAATAACCGATCTAGCTTTTTCTATTGACAGTATTACAGCAGCTGTTGCAATAAGTGATCAATTTCTTTTAGTTATTACCGGTGCAATTATTGGGGTAATAGCATTACGATTCACTTCTGGATTATTCATTAAATGGCTTGAGATATACATTAACTTAGAAAAGGCTGGTTATATAGCAGTTGGTATTATTGGAATAAAGTTAATTCTCGAATTGCTATTCAATTTATTAGTCATACCAGAATATTTATTCTTCTTTCTAATGGTATGCCTATTTCTATGGGGCTTTTCAAGTAAAGAGAATACAACTGATAATTTTTAG
- the mfd gene encoding transcription-repair coupling factor, producing the protein MTLESVANYLENHQLTNELIGRTNREERLILTGASRTAKALITTSLAKKESNILLVIVPTLEEATRWYPLVKDCGWTKTCLYPTTEVSPYDSIQITTEIVWGQLQVLSDILELKDDENIAIIATERALQPHLPPIEYLKSKCIKLKVGAEINLRDLSLKLSESGYKKSNNVDQEGTWTRRGDIVDIYPVSSELPIRLELFGDMLDKIKEFDPISQRSLETIDNVCITPKGYDPLIINKLLSIQDKDISSLLSQDQYSELINSNVLESAKKYLGVAFDKPSSLLNYLDDSTFIVVDERMQGLSHGHAWYNIVDESYTDLIGSKSCSVTAKNLFKPNLHTNINDIYDTVNTYKGLDITDLEDTTDKDNVFNISSKVHNWLPNQYGKISLSLKDYIKDKYSIWIISAQPSRAVSLLEEHECISKFIPNNKDLYGIKSIIADNIPVAIKNNNEGEIEGFYLPAWKIALLTDKEFFGQHNISSTGYVRRRKQSESKKIDPNKMKPGDYVVHRNHGIGLFQNIQKLNINGDSRDYLVIKYMDGKLSVAADQLGSLGRYRNSNSKTPKISKLGGANWNKIKEKAKKSVKKVALDLIKLYAERSREKGFKFPIDGPWQSELEDSFPYPLTPDQAKATIQVKSDMECEKPMDRLVCGDVGFGKTEVAIRAIFKAITSGKQIALLAPTTVLSQQHWRTISDRFAPYPIKVSLLNRFKTPNERKQILSGLKDGQIDAVVGTHQLLNKQLTYKDLGLLVIDEEQRFGVNQKEKIKELKKSVDVLTLSATPIPRTLYMSLSGVREMSLITTPPPLRRPIKTHLSPLDNEIIRSAISQEIDRGGQIFYIVPRIKGIEEVANKLKIMVPNVKLLIAHGQMNEGELENAMLAFNAGEADMLLCTTIVESGLDIPRVNTILIEDSHKFGLSQLYQLRGRVGRSGVQAHAWLFYPSEEKLNEMSRKRLKAIKEFSDLGSGYQLAMRDMEIRGVGNILGIEQSGQMETIGFDLYMELLQETIAEIQGQDIPSVEDTQIDLPVTAFIPGDWITDPDEKINAYRLATQCENNDALVQFASNLVDRYGTLPKAVESLIEVMKLKIVAKKCGFSRIKLSKPNIELETMMDEPAFKLLRKGLATHLHGRFIYKKGDRSSTVTIRGLGILDSDKLLDQLTEWLKLMNSQINTR; encoded by the coding sequence GTGACTTTAGAGTCTGTTGCAAATTATTTAGAAAATCACCAGTTAACAAATGAGTTAATTGGACGTACAAATAGAGAAGAAAGATTAATATTAACAGGAGCTTCTCGTACAGCTAAAGCACTAATCACAACTTCACTTGCTAAGAAAGAATCCAATATATTATTAGTAATTGTACCCACATTAGAAGAAGCGACCAGGTGGTATCCACTGGTAAAAGATTGTGGATGGACCAAGACATGTTTATATCCTACAACTGAAGTCTCTCCATATGACTCAATACAGATAACCACAGAAATTGTATGGGGTCAGTTACAAGTACTTAGTGATATATTGGAATTAAAAGATGATGAGAATATCGCAATTATTGCAACGGAAAGAGCATTACAACCCCATCTCCCTCCAATTGAATATCTTAAATCAAAATGCATTAAATTAAAGGTTGGTGCTGAAATAAACCTAAGAGATTTATCACTCAAATTGAGTGAAAGTGGATATAAAAAATCTAACAATGTTGATCAAGAAGGTACATGGACGAGACGGGGAGATATAGTTGATATTTATCCTGTTAGTAGTGAACTACCAATTAGATTAGAGTTGTTTGGTGATATGCTAGATAAGATTAAAGAATTTGATCCAATATCGCAAAGATCGTTAGAAACAATTGATAATGTATGTATTACTCCAAAAGGTTATGATCCTTTAATTATTAATAAACTTTTATCAATTCAAGACAAGGATATATCGAGTCTGTTATCACAGGATCAGTACTCTGAGTTGATAAATTCAAATGTATTAGAATCTGCTAAAAAATATTTAGGGGTAGCATTTGATAAGCCTTCATCATTATTAAATTACCTAGATGATAGTACATTTATTGTAGTAGATGAAAGGATGCAAGGTTTATCCCATGGGCATGCTTGGTATAACATTGTTGATGAAAGTTATACTGATCTAATAGGGAGTAAAAGCTGTTCAGTAACAGCAAAAAATTTATTTAAACCTAATCTGCATACTAATATTAATGATATTTATGATACAGTTAATACTTATAAAGGGCTAGACATAACAGATTTAGAAGATACTACAGACAAGGATAATGTATTTAATATTTCCAGCAAAGTACATAATTGGCTCCCTAATCAATATGGTAAGATTAGTTTATCATTAAAAGATTATATAAAAGATAAATATTCAATATGGATTATATCAGCACAACCCAGTCGTGCAGTCTCTCTATTAGAAGAACATGAGTGTATCTCCAAGTTTATACCAAATAATAAAGATTTATATGGCATTAAAAGCATTATAGCTGACAACATACCGGTCGCTATTAAAAATAATAATGAGGGAGAAATTGAAGGGTTTTACCTTCCAGCATGGAAAATAGCTTTACTAACTGACAAGGAATTTTTTGGACAACATAATATTTCTAGTACTGGTTATGTAAGAAGAAGGAAGCAATCAGAAAGTAAAAAGATAGATCCCAATAAAATGAAACCTGGTGATTACGTGGTTCACAGAAATCATGGCATAGGCTTATTCCAAAATATTCAAAAATTAAACATTAATGGTGATTCGAGAGATTATTTAGTAATAAAATATATGGATGGAAAATTAAGTGTTGCGGCTGATCAACTTGGTAGTTTAGGGAGATATAGAAATTCAAATTCAAAGACTCCCAAAATAAGTAAACTAGGCGGTGCTAATTGGAACAAAATAAAGGAAAAGGCAAAAAAATCAGTTAAAAAGGTTGCTCTTGATTTGATTAAGTTATATGCAGAAAGAAGTAGAGAAAAAGGGTTCAAGTTTCCAATTGATGGACCATGGCAAAGTGAATTAGAAGACTCATTTCCATACCCATTAACTCCTGATCAGGCAAAAGCCACTATCCAGGTGAAATCTGATATGGAATGTGAAAAGCCTATGGATAGACTCGTTTGTGGTGATGTTGGATTTGGAAAAACAGAGGTTGCAATAAGAGCAATATTTAAGGCTATTACTTCAGGGAAACAAATAGCGTTGTTAGCACCAACAACAGTGTTATCTCAACAACACTGGAGAACGATTTCTGATCGATTTGCACCTTATCCTATTAAAGTATCATTACTAAACAGATTTAAAACCCCTAACGAAAGAAAACAAATATTAAGTGGACTTAAAGATGGACAAATTGATGCTGTTGTTGGTACACATCAGCTCTTGAATAAACAATTAACTTATAAGGACTTGGGACTACTAGTTATAGATGAAGAACAACGTTTTGGAGTTAATCAAAAGGAAAAAATAAAAGAGTTAAAAAAAAGTGTAGATGTATTAACTCTCTCTGCAACCCCAATTCCTCGAACACTCTATATGAGTCTTTCTGGTGTTCGTGAAATGAGTTTAATAACAACACCACCACCATTACGTAGACCAATTAAAACTCATTTATCACCGCTAGATAATGAAATAATAAGAAGCGCAATTTCTCAGGAGATTGATAGGGGTGGCCAAATATTTTATATTGTTCCACGAATAAAAGGGATAGAAGAAGTAGCAAATAAATTAAAAATAATGGTTCCAAATGTGAAGTTATTGATAGCTCATGGGCAAATGAATGAAGGGGAGTTAGAAAATGCAATGCTTGCATTTAATGCTGGAGAAGCAGATATGTTGCTTTGTACAACTATTGTCGAAAGTGGATTAGATATTCCTAGAGTAAATACAATTTTAATTGAAGATTCTCACAAGTTTGGATTATCACAGCTTTACCAATTGAGAGGCAGAGTAGGCCGAAGTGGAGTACAAGCACACGCTTGGTTGTTTTACCCAAGCGAAGAGAAATTAAATGAGATGTCAAGAAAACGGTTAAAAGCCATAAAAGAATTTAGTGATTTGGGTAGTGGATATCAGTTAGCGATGAGGGATATGGAAATTAGAGGAGTTGGAAATATTTTAGGTATTGAACAAAGCGGACAAATGGAAACAATAGGATTTGATTTGTATATGGAATTATTGCAGGAAACTATCGCTGAAATACAAGGTCAAGATATTCCTTCTGTTGAAGATACACAAATTGATTTACCTGTTACAGCTTTTATACCTGGAGATTGGATAACTGATCCAGATGAAAAAATAAATGCTTATAGATTAGCTACACAATGTGAAAACAATGATGCCTTAGTCCAATTCGCTAGCAATTTGGTTGATAGATATGGAACATTACCAAAAGCAGTTGAATCATTAATAGAAGTAATGAAATTAAAAATAGTCGCTAAGAAGTGTGGCTTCTCTAGAATTAAGTTGTCTAAACCAAATATTGAGCTTGAAACAATGATGGATGAGCCAGCCTTTAAGTTACTAAGAAAAGGTTTGGCAACCCATCTTCACGGAAGATTTATCTATAAAAAAGGAGATCGTAGCTCGACCGTGACAATTCGTGGTCTTGGTATTTTGGATAGCGATAAATTGCTAGATCAACTCACTGAATGGCTAAAATTAATGAATTCTCAAATAAATACTCGATAA
- a CDS encoding TlpA family protein disulfide reductase, with the protein MSCSLIKFSSDDCGTCHRMSFFDSKVANELGIDFISVKLQDTVVYRKYRPILLKQYPSKEGMGWPTYLLVNEPEGEFEIIGELKGGIAKGDFRERLANLISS; encoded by the coding sequence ATGTCTTGTTCTTTAATTAAATTTAGTTCTGATGATTGTGGAACTTGTCACAGGATGAGCTTTTTTGACTCTAAAGTCGCGAATGAATTAGGCATTGATTTTATTAGCGTAAAACTTCAAGATACAGTCGTGTATAGAAAATATAGACCCATACTATTAAAACAGTACCCATCAAAGGAGGGTATGGGCTGGCCGACTTATCTATTAGTTAATGAGCCAGAGGGTGAATTTGAAATTATTGGTGAGCTTAAAGGAGGAATTGCAAAGGGTGATTTTAGAGAAAGACTTGCAAATCTAATATCTAGCTGA
- a CDS encoding SAM-dependent methyltransferase: protein MKLTITDREKIDIADDQIFYQQPRYVHHLSDSFRNRLTNLYSEYLLTHHVILDLMSSWVSHLPSKIKYKKVIGHGMNEAELSSNKILDKYWVQNLNKTQNMPIEDSYIDVGLIVAGWQYLQYPEKVSLELSRIIKSDSLLIISFTNRAFWTKAPNIWTYSSEEKRIDYIKSVLTSNGWRIEKILNEKTHDKKLFGIYYTESDPFFSVIARNNKSNY, encoded by the coding sequence ATGAAACTGACAATTACTGATAGAGAAAAGATAGATATCGCTGATGATCAAATTTTTTATCAACAGCCTAGATATGTTCATCATCTGAGCGATTCATTTAGAAACCGACTTACAAACTTATATTCAGAGTATCTACTCACTCATCACGTTATTCTAGATTTAATGAGTAGTTGGGTAAGTCATCTGCCATCTAAAATTAAATATAAAAAAGTTATTGGGCATGGAATGAATGAAGCTGAATTAAGTTCAAATAAAATACTAGATAAATACTGGGTTCAGAATCTAAATAAGACACAAAATATGCCAATTGAAGATTCATACATTGATGTTGGCTTAATTGTTGCTGGATGGCAATATCTTCAATATCCTGAGAAAGTTTCATTAGAATTATCAAGAATTATCAAATCTGATTCATTATTGATAATATCTTTCACTAATCGAGCATTCTGGACCAAAGCTCCAAACATCTGGACATATTCGTCAGAGGAAAAAAGAATTGATTACATAAAAAGTGTTCTTACTTCTAATGGATGGAGGATTGAAAAAATATTAAATGAAAAGACCCATGATAAAAAGCTTTTTGGTATTTATTACACAGAGAGTGATCCTTTCTTTTCAGTTATTGCAAGAAACAATAAGTCTAATTACTGA